In Paenibacillus guangzhouensis, a single window of DNA contains:
- a CDS encoding YebC/PmpR family DNA-binding transcriptional regulator, with protein sequence MGRKWNNIKEKKASKDANVSRVYAKFGVEIYVAAKKGEPDPESNRALKVVLERAKTYNVPKAIIDRALDKAKGSAEENYEELRYEGFGPNGSMVIVDALTNNVNRTASAVRSAFNKNGGNMGVNGSVAYMFDATAVIGLEGKTVDEVIEILLEADVDVRDVVEEDETVMVYADPDQFHAVQEAFKQVGITEFTVAELTMLAQSDVTLPEDSQAQFEKMIDALEDLEDVQQVYHNVEL encoded by the coding sequence ATGGGTCGTAAGTGGAATAACATCAAGGAAAAGAAAGCGTCGAAAGACGCAAACGTGAGTCGAGTATATGCCAAGTTCGGAGTCGAGATTTATGTTGCGGCTAAGAAAGGCGAACCAGATCCTGAATCGAACCGCGCCCTAAAAGTTGTTCTTGAGCGTGCAAAGACATACAACGTTCCGAAAGCGATCATTGATCGTGCGTTGGATAAAGCAAAAGGCAGCGCAGAAGAGAATTACGAAGAGCTTCGTTACGAAGGATTCGGTCCGAACGGATCGATGGTGATCGTCGATGCGCTGACGAATAACGTTAACCGTACGGCTTCCGCAGTACGCTCAGCTTTTAACAAAAATGGCGGCAACATGGGTGTTAACGGATCCGTTGCATATATGTTCGATGCGACTGCCGTAATCGGTCTTGAAGGGAAAACTGTCGATGAAGTCATCGAAATTTTGCTCGAAGCTGATGTTGATGTTCGTGACGTCGTTGAGGAAGACGAGACAGTGATGGTATACGCTGATCCTGATCAGTTCCATGCTGTTCAAGAGGCCTTCAAGCAAGTGGGAATTACGGAATTCACCGTTGCAGAGCTTACAATGTTGGCTCAGTCTGATGTAACATTACCTGAAGACTCCCAAGCGCAATTCGAGAAAATGATCGATGCGCTCGAAGATCTTGAAGATGTTCAGCAAGTGTATCACAACGTAGAACTATAG
- a CDS encoding copper ion binding protein, whose amino-acid sequence MENKTFNVEGMSCNHCVNSIEGALKQIGANGKVDLGAGTVAVEFDGSKLSAAQIKEAIEDQGYDVK is encoded by the coding sequence ATGGAAAATAAAACATTTAATGTAGAAGGTATGTCTTGTAATCATTGTGTGAATTCGATTGAAGGTGCATTGAAACAAATCGGTGCGAATGGCAAGGTTGATCTTGGGGCAGGTACGGTTGCTGTTGAGTTCGATGGCAGTAAATTATCCGCTGCACAAATTAAAGAAGCGATTGAAGACCAAGGTTACGACGTGAAATAA
- a CDS encoding metal-sensitive transcriptional regulator encodes MEKEQVEQQEMSTHDSCGSGNHRKSHHSDKTKSNLISRLNRIEGQVRGVKGLIEKDTYCDDVLNQIASIQSALNGVGKLLLEHHMKSCIVERIQEGDNEVLDELLTTMNKLMK; translated from the coding sequence ATGGAGAAAGAGCAAGTTGAGCAACAAGAGATGTCAACGCATGATTCATGCGGAAGTGGGAACCATCGGAAGAGTCATCATTCGGATAAAACGAAGAGCAACCTGATTAGTCGGTTGAATCGGATTGAAGGTCAAGTGCGAGGCGTGAAGGGCTTGATTGAGAAGGATACGTATTGTGATGATGTGCTGAATCAGATCGCATCCATTCAATCCGCGCTGAATGGCGTAGGGAAGCTGTTGCTTGAGCATCATATGAAGAGCTGTATCGTCGAACGGATTCAAGAAGGCGATAATGAGGTGCTCGATGAGCTGCTGACGACGATGAATAAATTAATGAAGTAA
- a CDS encoding prenyltransferase: MNDKLRVLMRATRIRVIPVMLIPVVLGALGAYVWDGVFHPILLLITLLGSGAAHLFSNMINDLWDYRNGVDEAAKQTEGLISTNSGFLANGIIPERVFASITWSLFGIAVLCGVILSFLSGWWAFVLGLIGGLIAYFYVAPPLKFGYRGKGYSEIAILLSFGILPIAGAYYVQTGHFDYRAVLLSLPVGLLTTLLLFNHHFLHWQADKASGKNTLVVVWGEQRSLKFSRFLMFLSYGSLILCVALGILPIYGLVALLTAYPIYNVYGRLASTNQSHAYLPLMGASSKAAIRCGGIMAISLIIQGLIQ; the protein is encoded by the coding sequence ATGAACGACAAGTTAAGAGTCCTCATGCGAGCAACGCGGATCCGTGTGATTCCCGTCATGCTTATTCCTGTTGTATTAGGGGCTCTCGGCGCGTATGTCTGGGACGGCGTATTCCATCCCATTCTTCTACTCATCACTTTGCTCGGCTCTGGCGCAGCGCACTTATTTTCGAATATGATCAATGATCTATGGGATTACCGCAACGGTGTCGACGAAGCAGCCAAACAGACCGAAGGTTTAATCTCGACGAACTCCGGATTCCTTGCGAATGGCATCATCCCTGAACGAGTCTTCGCTTCTATTACTTGGAGCTTATTCGGGATTGCGGTGCTGTGCGGCGTCATTCTTAGCTTCCTGAGCGGTTGGTGGGCTTTCGTGCTCGGATTAATCGGCGGTCTGATTGCATATTTCTACGTTGCACCACCGCTTAAATTCGGCTACCGCGGCAAAGGCTATAGCGAAATCGCCATCTTATTATCTTTTGGGATTCTTCCCATTGCCGGTGCCTATTATGTACAGACGGGGCATTTCGATTACCGCGCGGTATTATTGTCATTGCCGGTAGGACTGCTTACGACACTGCTGCTATTTAATCACCATTTCTTGCATTGGCAAGCAGACAAGGCTTCGGGGAAAAATACGCTTGTCGTCGTCTGGGGAGAGCAGCGCTCGCTGAAATTCTCAAGATTTCTCATGTTCCTCTCCTACGGATCCTTAATCTTATGCGTGGCGTTAGGAATTCTACCGATTTATGGGCTGGTTGCGCTTCTTACGGCCTATCCGATCTATAACGTATACGGACGCCTTGCGAGCACGAATCAATCCCATGCTTATCTTCCGCTCATGGGTGCATCCTCCAAAGCTGCCATTCGATGCGGCGGCATTATGGCCATTAGTTTAATCATTCAAGGACTCATCCAATAA